CCTTGCCGACCGACCGGTTCCAGAAACTCCCCGGCTTCGTGGAAGGGCTCGATGCTCCAATGATCCTTGTTGCGGTGCAGTCCGGCGCTGATCTCGTCGTCCAAGAAGTAGATTCCGGCTCCGACGGCAACGATGCCAGCGAGGTACTTCAGCGTGCGCGGGTGAAAACGGGCCGGTGAAGAGTAGACCCAGGCCACATCAGACAGCCCGGTCCGTGCGACAAATTTCATATCTCCCAAGATGTTGCGGGAGAAGGCCGACTTGCCGAAGAGCCGCGTCCCGTACGGCTTTGTGGCGATACGTTGGCTGTCAGCCGAGCTGAGAGCTACCGGCGGCGGACTCGAACCCACACTGAGACCACGCTTGAATCGAATCTCCTGGCCCTGGGCCGAAACGACGAGCAGAAGTACAAACGCCGAAATACCAAAAGCCCTGCAGATATTCAATGGTTTCGATGGTTTCGTGAATAGAGACAGCTTTCGCCACGATATCAGTATGTACGCTTGATTTTGCACTAATTCAATAGTGACAGATACTCCATCCAATTAGCGCTTGTTGTTCTATAATATTGTAAATATTAATTTTATGTCTAAGTCGCTGACCGAATGAGCACTCTGATCTCAATTCCTTTTCGAATAACCTCTTTGTGAGCATCGGTACAAGCAGTTTTAGCATGCTATTCTCAGGTAATCTTGCTATAATTGAACGAAGACGCACGGACAGAGTCACTTCTTAACGTGATTTCCGACTGCTATGTCGTTTTAATGGGTTGGGACCAAGTTTTTCAAGAATTCATTCAAGTCCCCTGAACAGGATTTTATGGAAGCACAAAACGAACACAGCGCCAACGACGATCTTGACAGGCTCAGGCTGGAGTTGGAGACTGTGAAAGCGCAGTTGCAGCAGACGCAGGCCCAACTGATTCACTCTGAGAAGCTGGCCACCATCGGCATGCTCGTAGCGGGCGTCGCGCATGAGATCAATTCACCGATCGGTGCGTTGGGAGTATGCACGCGACTTTGGTCAAAGCGCTGGACAAGCTCAAGTGCAATTTGACCTGCGACGGCGCGAAGAACTCCGTCCTGGACGAGCCCGGCGTCGCCGCGACGCTAGCGATCATTGACGACGCGAATCGCGTGATCAGCAACGGGACGATGCGCGTTCTGAATATCGTTCGGCACTTGCGGAGCTTCGCGCGTATCGATGAAGCTGAACGCACCGTCGCCGATTTGCACGAGGGGATTGAGGACACGCTGACGCTGATTGATCACGAAATCAGGCATAATATTCGGATCGTCAAGAAATTCGGTGAGATTCCGGCGATCATGTGCTACCCCGGGCAATTGAATCAGGTCTTTCTGAACCTGTTGGTGAACTCACGGCAGGCGATGGAGGACGGCGGAGAAATCACAATTACGACCGGCGTCGAGGACGGTTCGATCCGCGTGGAATTCGCCGACACCGGCAAGGGGATCGCACCGGAGTATATTGACAAAATATTTGAACCGGGATTCACTACGAAACGCGTGGGCGTCGGCACGGGTTTGGGACTGTTTATTGTCAACTCGATTGTGCAGGCGCACGGCGGGACCATTACCGTAAAGAGCGAGGTTGACAAGGGGACAACATTCACCATACTGCTCCCGATTGACGCAAACAGGTCTGATGTCAGCGCGCTCTGAGATGAGCCTAAGTTGGGCGCCGTGGATGTGCCGGTGGCACGTGTGGGCGCTGCTGCTCCTGGCCGTACCCTACGCTGCGGCGACGACGCAGCCGGTGGACTCCGCGCAGGCCGGACGAAAACGACTTGCGGCGAATTCCACATTGGAAAAGGTCGTTTCGTTTCCGGGACAGCTTGCCTATGCGCCGGTGCGCTACACCGTGCTGGGCCTGGGTTATGCCGGTGTCTACCTCGTTCAGACAGGAGTGGTTGACAAGATCGTAAGTGTCGTGGGCGGCGCCGGATTCACGCCGGTCTATGCTCCACGAACGGGCGCGGGACTGCGCTTCACAAGATTAGACTGCCTTACGAAAGGCGCGGCGCTGATTACGACCGCGTCATCGTGGCTCGACGGAAGGCAGCTCTACTCCGTTGAATGGTCTGACGTTCCTCTGGGGACCGCACTGACCACCGAGTACTCGATCCGCTACCGTTCTCTGACTGCGGAAGCCTTTTACGGCGTCGGGCCTGAAGCTGCGACGGACGACAAAGTCGTCTACTCGGAAGAGGACGTGCTGTTTGAATTCTCGATTGCGAAGCGGCTGAACAGGTTCTTTCGCGCGAAGCTGGATATCGGCATCAGCAATACAAGCATCTTCGCAGGACGCAACGGGTTCACGCCGACGATCAACGACTACTATTCCCAGGCGTCATTGCCGGGATTCAAGGACAAGAACCGGTTTCAAGGTACAGAACTCTCACTTCGTTTCGACGATGCCAACGATCCGGGACATCCGACCGCGGGACGGATTGGAAAGATCGCTGGCTTGTTCTTCCATGACCTGCACGGAGATCGTCAGAGCTTCTGGAAGACCAGTTTGGATTTCACGCAGCATTTGCACCTCTTCCATGACCGCGTGCTCGTGCTGCGCGGCGCGGGCGAAATGACTCAGGCCGCCGAAGGACATGACATTCCATTTTATCATTTGGCGGAAATCGGGAGCTACGGCACCGTGCGCGGATTGACGCGTGGTCGCTTTCGAGACAACGACTATGTACTCGGTTCGGCGGAGTACCGGTATCCCGTTTGGATTCCGTGGGCGAAGCTCGTGGATGCCGTCGTGTTTGTGGAC
This region of bacterium genomic DNA includes:
- a CDS encoding BamA/TamA family outer membrane protein, which encodes MSLSWAPWMCRWHVWALLLLAVPYAAATTQPVDSAQAGRKRLAANSTLEKVVSFPGQLAYAPVRYTVLGLGYAGVYLVQTGVVDKIVSVVGGAGFTPVYAPRTGAGLRFTRLDCLTKGAALITTASSWLDGRQLYSVEWSDVPLGTALTTEYSIRYRSLTAEAFYGVGPEAATDDKVVYSEEDVLFEFSIAKRLNRFFRAKLDIGISNTSIFAGRNGFTPTINDYYSQASLPGFKDKNRFQGTELSLRFDDANDPGHPTAGRIGKIAGLFFHDLHGDRQSFWKTSLDFTQHLHLFHDRVLVLRGAGEMTQAAEGHDIPFYHLAEIGSYGTVRGLTRGRFRDNDYVLGSAEYRYPVWIPWAKLVDAVVFVDGGQVAHDVFEDARFAVWQIGYGGGFRFYNATTLIAKTEIAFSQESYRFYFTLNTP